A window of the Ipomoea triloba cultivar NCNSP0323 chromosome 14, ASM357664v1 genome harbors these coding sequences:
- the LOC116003945 gene encoding uncharacterized protein LOC116003945, translating into MHHRNRHGPLVSIFTTATNAASTVTTPIIQIWNRVTVSIEVSASLAITDISCFRTPISCFSYVEEDFLWHRKKVLPFFLLHGHVVFVRLHIRKWIYVLIFRHNQLPSNADFHLFKVGIKPKWEDRECANGGKWTVSSSRKATLS; encoded by the exons ATGCACCACCGCAACCGCCACGGCCCACTTGTTTCGATCTTCACCACCGCGACCAACGCCGCTTCCACCGTGACGACCCCGATAATACAGATCTGGAACCGAGTGACGGTGTCGATTGAAGTTAGTGCATCGTTGGCCATTACTGACATTTCGTGCTTCAGGACTCCGATTTCGTGCTTCTCT TATGTTGAGGAGGATTTTCTGTGGCATAGAAAAAAAGTATTGCCTTTCTTTCTTCTACATGGGCATGTGGTGTTTGTTAGATTACATATAAGAAAGTGGATTTATGTACTG ATATTTAGGCACAACCAATTGCCTTCAAATGCTGATTTTCATTTGTTTAAGGTTGGGATTAAGCCAAAATGGGAAGATCGTGAGTGTGCCAATGGAGGCAAGTGGACTGTCAGCAGCAGCAGGAAGGCAACTCTATCTTGA